The following are encoded together in the Clostridium sp. BJN0013 genome:
- the dnaA gene encoding chromosomal replication initiator protein DnaA: MNAHLKEIWEQCLNIIKGETTEVSFNTWIKSITPISIENDTFMLTVPNDLTKGILSNKYTDLIIRALQMVTSKKYNVKFLISSELTEEFLTLDTTNEQNIKSSIIVTDEMSTMLNPKYTFTSFVIGNSNRFAHAASLAVAESPAKAYNPLFIYGGVGLGKTHLMHAIGHHILHNNTNCKVVYVSSEKFTNELINSIKDDKNVEFRNKYRNIDVLLIDDIQFIAGKERTQEEFFHTFNALYEANKQIILSSDRPPKEIPTLEDRLRSRFEWGLIADIQPPDFETRMAILKKKADVEKLNIPNEVMAYIATKIKSNIRELEGALIRIVAFSSLTNKEISIDLATEALKDIISSGQSKQVTIELIQDVVSNYYNLKVSDFKSSRRTRNVAFPRQIAMYLCRKLTDMSLPKIGEEFGGRDHTTVIHAYEKISNNLKKDESLKNAVNDLTKRLNQQ; this comes from the coding sequence ATGAATGCCCATTTAAAAGAAATATGGGAACAATGTTTAAACATAATAAAAGGTGAGACTACTGAAGTAAGCTTTAATACGTGGATCAAAAGTATTACTCCTATATCTATTGAAAATGATACATTTATGTTAACTGTACCAAATGACCTTACCAAAGGTATACTAAGTAACAAATATACTGACTTAATAATTAGGGCACTGCAAATGGTTACTTCAAAAAAATATAATGTTAAATTTTTAATTTCATCTGAATTAACAGAAGAATTTTTAACTTTAGATACAACAAATGAACAAAATATAAAAAGTTCAATAATAGTAACCGATGAGATGTCCACTATGTTAAACCCAAAATATACTTTTACCTCATTTGTTATAGGCAACAGTAATAGATTTGCCCATGCAGCTTCCCTTGCTGTAGCAGAATCACCTGCAAAAGCATATAATCCTTTATTTATATATGGAGGAGTAGGTTTAGGTAAAACCCACTTAATGCACGCTATAGGACATCATATATTGCATAATAATACCAACTGTAAAGTAGTGTATGTTTCTTCTGAAAAATTCACTAATGAATTAATAAATTCTATAAAGGATGACAAAAATGTTGAATTTAGAAACAAGTATAGAAACATAGATGTTTTACTTATAGATGATATTCAATTTATAGCTGGTAAAGAAAGAACCCAAGAAGAATTTTTTCATACTTTCAATGCACTATATGAAGCTAATAAACAAATAATTCTATCAAGCGATAGACCTCCAAAGGAAATACCTACACTGGAAGATAGACTTAGATCTAGATTCGAATGGGGGCTTATAGCTGATATCCAACCCCCTGACTTCGAAACAAGAATGGCTATATTAAAAAAGAAAGCTGACGTTGAAAAATTGAATATTCCAAACGAGGTAATGGCATACATAGCAACAAAAATCAAATCAAATATAAGGGAACTAGAAGGAGCTTTAATACGAATAGTTGCCTTTTCTTCACTTACAAACAAAGAAATAAGCATAGATTTGGCAACAGAAGCATTAAAAGATATAATATCAAGTGGTCAATCAAAACAAGTTACAATAGAATTAATACAGGATGTGGTGTCTAACTACTATAATTTAAAAGTATCTGATTTTAAATCATCAAGAAGAACTAGAAATGTGGCTTTTCCAAGACAAATAGCAATGTATTTATGTAGAAAACTCACAGATATGTCCTTACCTAAAATAGGAGAAGAATTTGGTGGGAGAGATCATACAACTGTAATACATGCTTATGAAAAGATATCCAATAATTTAAAAAAAGATGAAAGTCTTAAAAATGCTGTAAATGATTTAACAAAAAGATTAAATCAACAATAG
- the dnaN gene encoding DNA polymerase III subunit beta, with translation MKFLCTKNKLQESIFTVQKAITGKSSMPVLNGILLEAYDNTVKLTGSDIDLSIITTIQAEVEEEGAIVIDSRIFGDIIRKLPNDNIYISTIENNSVEILCQKSKFNIIHMNAEDFPEIPNINENIFFSIPQNTLKNMIKGTIFATAQDEARPILTGILFEIKNKKLNLVALDGYRLALKSELLDNENVINAVIPGKTLNEVSKILGDDDENVNITFTPNHILFNLINTKIISRLLQGEFIKYNSIIPEEYSLRVTAKKNELLDCIERASLMAKDSNTNLIKLKIEQNNMIITSNSQIGMVREELNILLEGNTLQIAFNSKYLIDVLRIMEDEEIIMEFSGSVSPCIIKNSKKNNCIYLVLPVRLLNN, from the coding sequence ATGAAATTTCTATGTACAAAAAATAAATTACAAGAATCCATATTTACAGTTCAAAAAGCAATAACTGGTAAATCTAGTATGCCCGTGTTGAACGGTATACTTTTAGAAGCCTATGATAATACAGTGAAATTAACAGGTTCTGACATAGACTTAAGTATAATAACAACAATCCAAGCAGAAGTAGAAGAAGAAGGAGCTATAGTAATTGATTCAAGAATATTTGGAGATATTATACGAAAATTACCAAACGATAATATATATATATCTACAATTGAAAATAACTCTGTAGAAATATTGTGTCAAAAATCAAAATTTAATATTATTCACATGAATGCAGAAGATTTTCCTGAGATACCTAATATAAATGAAAATATATTTTTTTCTATACCCCAAAATACATTAAAAAATATGATAAAAGGTACCATATTTGCTACAGCACAAGATGAGGCAAGACCCATACTTACAGGTATTCTATTTGAAATTAAAAATAAAAAATTAAATTTAGTAGCTTTAGATGGATATAGGTTAGCTTTAAAATCCGAACTTCTAGATAATGAAAATGTAATAAATGCTGTTATTCCAGGAAAAACGTTAAATGAAGTTTCAAAAATTTTAGGAGATGATGATGAAAATGTAAATATAACTTTTACTCCAAATCATATATTATTTAATTTAATAAATACAAAGATTATATCCAGACTGTTACAAGGTGAATTTATAAAATATAATTCTATAATTCCAGAAGAGTATAGTCTTAGGGTAACAGCTAAAAAAAATGAATTATTAGATTGTATTGAAAGAGCTTCGTTAATGGCCAAAGATAGTAATACAAATTTAATAAAGCTAAAAATAGAACAAAATAACATGATTATAACTTCTAATTCTCAAATAGGAATGGTTAGGGAAGAGTTAAATATACTGCTAGAAGGAAATACACTCCAAATTGCATTTAATTCAAAGTACTTAATAGATGTACTTAGGATAATGGAAGATGAAGAAATTATAATGGAATTTTCAGGTAGTGTAAGCCCTTGTATCATAAAAAATAGCAAAAAAAATAATTGTATTTACCTAGTATTACCTGTAAGACTATTAAATAATTAA
- a CDS encoding RNA-binding S4 domain-containing protein: MNEIKVNTDIIRLDSFLKWCGAVSQGCEAKIFIKDGMVKVNGEVETRRGRKLFKGYIVEFGGNTYRII; encoded by the coding sequence ATGAATGAAATTAAAGTTAATACAGATATAATAAGGTTGGACTCTTTTTTAAAATGGTGTGGGGCAGTTTCACAAGGATGTGAAGCTAAAATATTCATAAAAGATGGTATGGTAAAAGTAAATGGAGAAGTAGAAACAAGGAGGGGAAGGAAGCTATTTAAAGGCTATATAGTTGAATTTGGAGGAAATACGTATAGAATTATATAA
- the recF gene encoding DNA replication/repair protein RecF, giving the protein MYIKYLKLINFRNYRKLDIEFNKNINIFIGDNAQGKTNILESIYYCSIGKSPRTNRDKELINWDNKESYIKVHVLKKSLDKKIEIKIFKEGKKGININSIKISKLSELMGVLNVVMFSPEDLKIIKESPVYRRKFLDIELCKFSKKYYYSLVQYNKVLSQRNIILKNWDKSNYVDILQVYDKQLSKYGGVIIRLRNKYLKKLSEKGKVIHSNITSGVENIEFKYITCLTSFDKIEDNLFEILEFNRKKDIYKGSTLYGPHRDDFIVNINGINARNFGSQGQQRTSILTMKFASLEIIKEIIGEYPVLLLDDVLSELDKNRQKYILSSIKEIQTFITCTGIDDIKKYIVDEAQLFTVRKGKVSRI; this is encoded by the coding sequence ATGTATATAAAGTATTTAAAATTAATTAATTTTAGAAATTACAGAAAATTAGATATAGAATTTAATAAAAATATAAATATATTCATAGGAGATAATGCACAGGGAAAGACAAATATATTAGAAAGTATATATTACTGCAGTATAGGTAAATCACCTAGAACAAATAGAGATAAAGAATTAATAAATTGGGATAATAAAGAGTCATATATAAAAGTCCATGTGTTAAAAAAGTCATTAGATAAAAAAATAGAAATAAAAATATTTAAAGAAGGAAAAAAAGGAATAAATATAAATTCTATAAAAATAAGTAAATTATCTGAGCTTATGGGAGTTCTTAATGTAGTTATGTTTTCACCAGAAGATTTAAAAATAATAAAAGAATCTCCTGTTTATAGAAGGAAATTTTTAGATATTGAACTTTGTAAATTCAGCAAAAAATATTATTATAGCTTGGTTCAGTATAATAAAGTATTAAGTCAGAGAAATATTATTCTTAAAAATTGGGATAAAAGTAATTATGTAGATATTCTTCAAGTATATGATAAACAATTATCAAAATATGGTGGAGTTATAATAAGACTTAGGAATAAGTATTTAAAAAAACTTAGTGAAAAAGGAAAAGTTATTCACAGTAACATAACTTCAGGAGTTGAAAATATAGAATTTAAATATATAACATGTTTAACAAGTTTTGATAAAATAGAAGATAACCTATTTGAAATTTTAGAATTTAATAGAAAAAAAGATATATATAAAGGTAGTACACTCTATGGACCCCATAGAGATGATTTTATTGTGAATATAAATGGAATTAACGCCAGAAATTTTGGTTCTCAAGGACAGCAAAGAACCTCAATTTTGACTATGAAATTTGCTTCCCTTGAAATAATAAAAGAAATTATAGGGGAATATCCTGTATTGCTTTTGGATGACGTTTTATCTGAATTGGATAAAAACAGGCAAAAATATATATTAAGTTCTATAAAGGAAATACAAACATTTAT